A genomic segment from Hemitrygon akajei unplaced genomic scaffold, sHemAka1.3 Scf000096, whole genome shotgun sequence encodes:
- the LOC140723001 gene encoding uncharacterized protein isoform X2, which yields MVHQQVHTEEWLFTCSDCGKGFTKSSKLKLHQRVHTGERPFTCLDCGKGFTCSSKLKVHQRVHTGERPFTCSDCGKGFTQSSHLYAHRSVHTGERPFTCSYCGKGFTCSSKLKVHQRVHTGERPFTCSDCGKGFTQSSHLYAHRLQITRNFTTGI from the coding sequence atGGTTCACCAGCAAGTCCACACTGAGgagtggctgttcacctgctcagactgtgggaaaggattcactaagtcatctaaactgaagctacatcagagagttcacactggggagagaccatttacctgcttggactgtggaaaaggattcacttgctcatctaaactgaaggtacatcagcgagttcacactggggagaggccattcacctgctcagactgtgggaagggattcactcagtcatcccacctgtatgcacacaggtcagttcacacgggggagaggccgtttacctgctcatactgtggaaaaggattcacttgctcatctaaactgaaggtacatcagcgagttcacactggggagaggccattcacctgctcagactgtgggaagggattcactcagtcatcccacctgtatgcacacag